The following nucleotide sequence is from Cucumis melo cultivar AY chromosome 1, USDA_Cmelo_AY_1.0, whole genome shotgun sequence.
GTCTCCAACATTCTTCTGTGCTGGGTTGCCTTCCAGGCTGATGACTTGCAAAGAATTGTAATTGGCAGCGAGTTGACCGAGACTCTTGATTGTCGATATCTTGTTAAAGCGTAGGTCGAGTATGCATAATTTTAAGAGTCGGTGAAGACCTTCTACCTCGCTAATTTTATTTCCAGCTAAATACAACTCCTTCAACGATGAGCAAGAAGCCAAGCCTTCATCAAGATTAAAAGGAGAGATCAGAGGCAAGATTACCATAATTTTTTCAGCCTTCGAACAAAATAGAGTTTAGAATTTGGGAAACATACCATGTCCAATTCGGCATATCCGGTTATAGCTCAAATCCAAAGCACGTAGTCGTGTCAATTCCCGTAAGCCTTCAATGTTTGCAATGTTATTTTTTGACAAATTCAGGCTATGTAAACCTCGGGGTAGAGAACCGGCAGTAATTTTTCCTACAAAGATAATGTATCATAACTGCTATTAGGGGACTGCATTATCTTCATATTCATCTGCTGATCaacataataatgaaaatgTCAAGAATTATATCAATTCTGAACAGCAGAGCTTAAACTTACAAACCTATGGAGTTTGCTGGTAGATTGAGCACCTTTAAGCTTCCAAATGCGCTAAGAAATGGGATCACAACCAATCCATGGTTTGCCAACTGTGCAGTAGTGGCTCCTGCATTCATTGAAGATATATATCTCTTAGCAGCTTCCATGCCTGCAGTTGCTTTGGAATCGACTCGTCCAACACTGGAACCAATTTCTATACTAGAATCTCTTTTCACTTCATTAACAGCAGATTCATATACTTCAGTTGTTTCATCATACGAATTACAAAATTGAAGATCACTGACCCACTCCTCAATCCGCTTCATCCTGAAGTCATTGGTTGGCAATTCATTAAGATATTGTACCGAGGATTCAGATTCTTCTTGTAGAGTCTCCCTTGGGTTTATTTCATCTACAACTGATGTCTTCCAGTCCCGCTCAACATCACAGTAAGAAGAATCTTTCCCGTCATCCGACAAATTTTCATAATAAGTTCTCCCATTTTCATGCACAATATCTTCTCTTGATTGCAATCCATTTACCTGGGCTTCCATCTCATGAAGTGAGATCTCTCCATGCCTTGCAACATAGAGCTGGAGATCTTCTGAAGATCTCGATGGTGGTAGGAAATCCTTAGAGGGAGAACCACCAGAAACAGGTGATGAGGCATTAAAGTTTGGCATTGAACAGGATTTTACAATCATTTGTGTGGTGCTGCTAGGTGTATAATTCCTATTATCACCATCAAAAGATAACATACAGCCTGCATTATCCCCACCTTCTGTTTCTCTACATGCCGGGTCATCAGTAGAGAAGATTTCTTCTGTAATAACAGCACAAGAACTTGCACGAATAGAGTCTGAGGCTATGATGTCTTTAAACTGATCAGAGATGCCCAATCCTCGAGCCTTTCCAGAATCTGAAATCTCAAGCCTACATTGGGAACTGTCACAGGAAAATACTCTGCCTTCTTCGGTGTCGTTGTCTGCACCAGCCAAACCATCCCCATATGGCATGCTTCCTAGGGACTGACTTTTCTTCAGGCGATACGTCTCATTAGACATTCTGCTATTCTCAATGATGGAAGCCATGTGATTTGCTCTGCTGGTATCTTGTTTATCATTAGTCTTTATCAATAATTGATTAGGAGTTGTACTCTGAGGAGGTGTTGTACTCTGAGGAGGATTCTTTGATACATTACTTTGAGAAAGATCTTGGAGTGATTTCTGCATTGCTTCGGAAGATGGTTGGTCCATTTTCTGTATATGACACGGACAGACGAAATCAATTATACACAACCTGTATTAATAGAAAGCGATATACGTCAATGTCCAGAAGTGAGTCTTTCCATTTACCTTTACTTTGTGGTTATGATTGTGAGCATGGAAACAAGAAAATATAACCATTGTGGAGAAGGAGGACCAACTGAAAAACTACATCCACAGACAGCCTACATTTGCTGTACACAATATTAAATCGATGACAAAAACCAACTTGCTCGTTTAATGACAAGTCTTAAAACCAAGGTCTAATTCTTACAAGACGAAACGGAAGAACATCAGGCAATTACATAGATAGTTTCAACAGTGTTTAGACAATAATAACCTTAACCGTAATCGAGCGACAGCCCCTCTAAGACACGACACAATCTCCAAATGTGTGATGATCTTGATTTCCTCAAAACACCAATAGATATCACTCCATTATCCCACACCCATTTGAAGGTGCGAGAAGACTTGAAGCTAGTTGCAGCTGCCAGAGTGAAGGGAGTTTTTTTTTACCACCAGGGGAAACTAAACCAATACATGTAGAAGAGATCCAAACCTGATAAACaatcaaaagaaaatataaatatagattCAGAAAACAAACCTCCATCCAAATGATAAAGCAATCTAAAAAAGATACAACAAATGGTTCTGTTTCCAAATCCTAGATAACAACAACATGATTTcataaaacaaacaaaccaTCCATAGGATAAAACAATCTTAAAGAAGATACATACAACAAATAGTTTTGTTTCCAAATCCTATATAACAATTCATACAAAAACAAGAACAAGATTTCAGCAACTTCTATGGCAAAGATTCAGCTTAAATGAAGAGTTACaatccaagaaaaaaaaaaaaaaaaagtccagAGATGACTTAATCTTCAATGAAACGAAAAACCCATTAAGGAAAAAGAGTTGCAATTACGAAACAAATGGAAGAATGGATGATCTAACCTTTTTCACCAAACATAGTTATGAAAAAACTTCAATCTCATGAAAGGGAGAATCCCTTCTCCTGTTTTTCTGGCAATGAATACGAAAATAAAGGCCCCTCTTTAGCTTTACATTGGTACATTCAACGCCAGACTGACGGTACCTGAACGATAACCCTAAACTTTAAACCATGACTTAAGAGCAAAAATCGACGGCCACAGATTttcaatcaattttttttcctgagaaataaataattcattAAGAATAACAGAAAGGCAGATAAGAATTAAGGACAAAACTAGATAAAACCAAACAATCGAAGttcgaaaaaaataaaattgggaatttgaatttgaatttgtttcAAAAGAATTCGGAATTTGATTCCTGTCGGCAATTCTAATTCATCAATAATCCATGTAAATAACTCTAGTTATTCCCTAAACAAATCAAAATCTAGTCcacacaaataaataaaaaaaaaagaaggaaaccCATAGGCCATAAGAATTAAGAACAATAAACCTTTGTTTCCTTCTCTctttaatttgatttgattttgatGGTCCTCCTTTCTTACCTTGTATTAGCCGCAAAGTTCGTAGCTCCACCAGTATCTAATACGATTGATTATATCTTTTACctatttattctttttcgaaAAGATTAGTTCTTTCTCTTTTACAATCGTGTGGCCGATAAAAAAAAAcgaaatttatattaatttatttgatgGGTCAGGATTATGAATTATGATGTCAGTTCAAGATTACCGTAGCCTCGGCAGCTTTTTCCGGAAAATCTCTCATCATTCAACTTGTGAAAGCCATGAACACGTACATGGTCAAGAAAAGGTTTGAGTTTATTTTTaccttttcatttattttttatgctATCCTTCAAAATgtcaatttaaatcttaaattaaataatgatataaatttaaatcttaaataataatcttatttaaattttaaattttgaagattgtatttattttaactccaaactaataaaaatagtatcgattattaatttgaattgatacgtttgatttgattgatatttgactaattttttttaatttgaaaataatattttgttgtttttaaataaaaattgggGTAGGAAAATTGGATCAAGCATTTGGTTTTGAGCATAAtatcttttctattattttgttAACTATTGTAGATATTGTCTATCTAGAATCTAAAAggaaatattttatttttaggtatttttaaatatagtaaaattaataatatttataaaatataataaaatttcatatatatcaTAGCGAAAGACTCCGATAGGTTAGTTATAGAATCTGAGTAAATATTTCTTTAACCTTTttgatatttacaatttttttctctattttacCTTCATGTAtgagattattttattttaattattaaaaaacaaatattagTTACATAACATATGagatgattttatttttaatcataAACATAATCAAAATATACCTTTTATTTTATGGTTATATCGATATATAGGATTGTCAACATCAGCTCAGCTTAATCGAATCTATGCTTCCGTGGATCATCAAAATGTTTATATAAGTTTTTGTCTTAGTTTTTTGTTTAGAAGTgtaagtagtttttttttttttttttattattctttaaaaaagaaGAGTCCTTCTAATTATCTTcggttttattttttattattgtttttattttattaaagttGGAGTACGAGGATTGCAAATGCTCAACTTGTGGAGAAGATAAAAATAAGTAGGTGTTTTTCCAAGGTTTTCGTAAAGATGTCTATAAGTTGATTGTTTGTAGAAACATGACTCGTAGCAATGGTGCCATCAGCATCATGAACATGATGACAATCCACCTTTATGTGTTTAGTTTGTTTATGAAAAGCGGGAGATTTTGAGCAATATGTTATGCAAACTAACTGTCGCAAAATAGATTTATGGCACATTGATGATCCACCCCAAGGCTCTCAACCAACACTTTAAGCCACTTGAAAGTTTAGTCGTAATCAAGGGCATGGAGCGATATTCAGCCTATGTTGACGAACAAGGCATCATTTGTTGCTTCTTGGTTTTCCAAGATATAAGAGAATTTCCAAGAAAAACAAGCCAATACGTAAAAGAGGGATGAATCAAAAGACAACTTGTCCAAGTTAAATTGGATCTTCCTGATAGAGAAAGGTCACAATTGGAGTGAAGAAGAATGCCTTGGCCAGGAGGACATCTTTTCAAATAACGAACCATATATATTGCACCAATGTTCTTGTCTTGGTACCAACATAAATTGAGCCAAAACGTACATCACATGAGCCAAGTTAGGTCGTGTGAAGGACAAGTATGGGAGATGTCCTATTAGTGTCAATGTTGTTCAAAATCTGACAATAGATTGCTAGTAGATAGTGCTACCCGATGATTATGCTTGATTGGAAACTCTGCATGTTTAGCTCCTTAAAGTCCCATTTTTGATCAAGTGATGTCAAGATTGTACTTTCGTTGACAAAGAAAAATACCTTCTACATTTCGAACAACTTCAATACCAAGAAATATTTCAAGATGCTCAAATCCTTCCTATGAAAACATTCACCAAAATATTTCTTAAATGAAGCAACGATGGAAGAATCATTTTTCAAAACaattaaatcatcaacatatacgaGGAAATTTAGTTGAACTTGTCCTTGATGCAATGTAATAGCGAGTAATTGGAATAAAATTGGACCAATGTAACACCTCGAAGCTTGGCCAGCCATAAAAAATTTCTTGAGGCGACAGTGACATACCATATGCATTAACAATAAACTTAGGTGGTAATTTCATATACGCTTCCTCATTTAGATCAGCATGGAGGAATACTTTGTCAACGTCCATTTGTTGTAGTTCTCAATTATTTGCATCTATAACTGTAAGAAAGACTCACACAGTTACCAATTTTGCCACATGAGCAAAATGTTTCATAATCGTCAATACCCTCAACTTGGTGGTTGCCAAAAATTATGAGATGAGCTTTGAGTCGTTGGATTGTTCAGTTGTTGCATCAACTTGACATTCGATTTTATATACCCATCAAGGGCTTTCTTGCCTGGAAGTAAGGGTTCCATGACCCAAGCCTGCTTAGCTTCTAAagcttcaatttctttttgtttaacTTCTCGTCAACTTACATCTTTCAAAGCCTCACTAAAATTATGAGGCTCGTGCCCTACTGTTATTGCCACAAGAAATGTACAATGGTACATAGAAAATTTATCACAGTTCAAAAAATATGCTATAGAAAATGGGGAGTACTTGAAAAGAGGGATGAGCTTTCTTTATGCATCGGTTCAATGACAAAATCATGAAGAAGAACATGTCGTCGTTTTATTTGTGAGCCTCTACTCAAAGAAACTTTGTTACTCATTGATCCATTGTCTTTGAGTTATTCTACTGGTGGAACTACAACCATACCTCAAAAGTTAATTTACCCAAGATACTATTATACTTTTCATCCATAATGACTCCTATGTCATCAACAACAATAGTTGACTCGACAACCTCATTTATTGTATCAACATTGCCAGAGAACCCTAACTTCTCAAAATTACTCTTTAAATCGTCCAAAATAGAATTTACATTCATAGCTACAAACATGTGATTGtttattctaaatatatttctATAGTTAAATCGTAGATTTGTGATATTTTTTTGTTTACGGTTTATATCACATtcatacattaaaaaaaatacacaatTTTACTTGAATAATTAACGTGAAggacaaaataaaatagtgaCTAAAAATTCTTTTCTCAAGACTCTTTTATCCACCCTCTAATACAAACTAGATATGTATTTTTCTCCCACAATGCAACACGAAGAAATTGAACTTATGAATTCAAGATTGATAATAAAAATTGGATTAAAATATTATTTCGATTTTATATTTTACGATTTGTTCAATTTTTAGTCATAGactttcaataaatcttaaatttagtttctCTGTTATAGCTTTTTAATTAACGTTTTTCCTAATTTAGTGAATGAAAATTATTAGAGTTATTTAATCGATTCGGATAGAAATTAACATCTAAATgcctaaatttaaaatttagtaaaaagtagggtgacaaaattgaaaaaatttcCGGAAATAAAATGGTATATaaacataaattccaaaatttgaaaactgaAACCGCGAATTTTGAATTGAATGGTTGCTTTTAGTTGCTCATAACATCGTCGGTTGGACGTCATCATCTCCAAAAGTGAAGTGAAGTGAAGTGAATTCTTGAGTGAGGGTCAAAAATGGGGTATCAGAAAGCGGAAGATTGTTGATCATTGGTAtgaatttccttttcttttcaaacttcTTTTATTTGTAGTCCACAGTTGCTTAGCTTCCACTTctagtcttcttcttcttcttcttcttcaaaatttcaaacctCTGGGTTTGAGTCCTGCCTAGGGTTTTGTATATTTGACTCTTTTATGAATTTGTACTGCTCGATGGCTTTGCTTTGTCTCAGGCTATAGAATCCCACCATCTGTACCATTAAAGAACGTGCAATGGACGAAAGTCTTCTGTGGGTCTCTCTCCTTccaattaaaaatttgaaagcgGTAGATGATTTTAATTCATTAGAATTGCCCCGCCcaaataatgatgaaagaaaaGTTAGGGTTGATCAAATTGCGTAGGCTATGCCTTTAGTCGTTCTCTCATAAAGATGGTGAGAAAAAAAGTAGAATAGTGGGTCCACTAATGGAAAGGTGAACTTGACAACAACAGTAAATCTTGACCTTGGTTGCCCATTTTTGCTTTACAATAATTCAGTTTAGACAAACACAAACCCCCAATTCACATTTTCTGATTATCAATTTGGACTTGCTAGTGGGGGGAAAAAGTTGTAAACTAATGTTGTGTACATTAAATTGCTTAATATGTGGGTTTGGAATCTGAACCAAGAATgagtatttttcttttgaacttTACTCTGAGAAAATGGCTTTCTTTGTGGGATATTTGTCATTTGTCTAAACGGTCTCTCTGTTCTAGACATATTCATGTTGAATTCTTTATATAATTATTCACTTTTTTAGTAGtttttacattattattataattgcTAAATCACGCACAGTGTTTGTTGGTAAATGGCTTGATCATGCGGGCCAGGTGGGAAAGCAACATTTTTGTATTGTTGTTGAAACCAAAAAGAAAGATGTTCTTCACGAGTCTGATcttttttttgttattcttATAATCACTTTCAAAAATCATGAGGATGAATGGAGGAAGATAGAAATAGTGGAGAGGGGACATGTTTGTTGCATAACAGAAGTAGTGAAATGGTGGCCAAAAGAAGTAGTGTCAAGAAGTTGGTCACCATCAGCTGGTTTGCAGAGCATTTGATGTCTTTTTTCCATTTGTACTCATTTGTGTTTTTAATTTTCGTTGTTAATTGCTTTGCCAAAGATACCTTAGAGTTTAAGAGTTGCATAAGTCATGAGAGTGGGGATACTCTTGTATCGGCAGGGTCGAGATTTGAACTTGGATTTTTTCAGCCACATGGCAGCTCTCATAGCAGAAGATACTTGGGAATATGGTATTACAAATCAAATCCAATTACAGTTGTTTGGGTTGCCAATCGAGACAGACCACTTCCTGGTTCAGATGGTGTCTTTAAGATTGAGGATGATGGCAACCTCAAAGTATATGATGGAAATCAGAATCTTTATTGGTCAACAAACATTGGAAGTTCTGTACCTGATCGAAGGACCCTGAAACTAATGGATAATGGAAATCTGGTTTTGAGCTACGTAGATCAAGAAGACTTGTCTGAGCACATCGTATGGCAAAGTTTTGACTATCCAACTGATACATTTCTTCCTGGCATGTTAATGGACGATAACTTGGTGCTGGCTTCATGGAAGAGCTACGATGATCCGGCTCAAGGGAACTTCACTTTTCAGTTAGATCAGGACGGAGGTCAATATGTCATTTGGAAAAGATCAGTTAAATTCTGGAAAAGTGGAGTTTCAGGTAAGTTTATTACCACTGATAAGATGCCTGCTGCATTGTTATACCTTTTGTCAAATTTCTCATCGAAAACTGTCCCAAACTTCTCTGTGCCACATCTCACATCATCATTGTATATTGATACAAGGCTGGTATTGAACAGCTCAGGTCAGCTTCATTACCTAAACTGGGAAGATCACAAAGTCTGGTCTCAGATTTGGGTGGAGCCGAGAGATAGATGCAGTGTGTATAATGCGTGTGGAGATTTTGCTAGCTGTAATAGTGAGGGTGGTATGGCTTGCAAATGCCTGCCTGGTTTTGAGCCTACCTCTCCTGGGAGTTGGAATACTGGAGATTATTCAGGTGGATGCATTAGAAAATCACCAATATGCAGTGTGGATGCTGACAGTGACACTTTTTTGAGTCTAAAGATGATGAAAGCTGGAAACCCGGACTTCCAGTTTAATGCAAAGGATGACTTTGATTGCAAATTGGAGTGCCTTAACAACTGCCAGTGTCAGGCTTACTCGTATTTGGAAGCTAATACCACTAGGCAGAGTGGGTATTATAATTCTGCTTGTTGGATTTGGTCTGGAGATCTCAACAATCTTCAGGATGAGTTTGATAATGGCCGTGACCTCAATGTTCGAGTAGCAGTTAGAGACCTAGGTATGTTTgtgtttatgttttttaaaatgatgAATTTTCAGTTGTGTTTCTAAAGTTCTGGAGTTTGCAATGCTGCAGAATCAACTGCCAGAAACTGTGGAACATGTGGGACAAACCTCATTCCTTATCCACTTAGCACAGGACCTAAATGTGGTGACCCCATGTACTTCAATTTTAACTGCAACCTGGCTTCTGGCCAGGTAAACTTTGAAGCAGCAGGTGGAACATACAAGGTTAAATTCATTGATTCAGAAGCACGAAAATTTTACATTCAAACCAAGGAACCGGGTGATTGTGGTGATAAGAACTGGATAACTAAAGCCCTTCGGCTGAACCAGTCATCCCCTTTCCGTGTAACCAGCTGGTGCAACTTTAAGGAGACCAATCCCGAGGAGAATTTTTCTCTGAAAACTAGCAATGAAGTTGAAATCAGTTGGGAGCCTCCACTAGAGCCGATTTGTTCTTCAACTACGGACTGCAAAGACTGGCCATATTCAACTTGCAACATGAGTAAAGATGGAAATAAAAGATGTCTTTGCTTAACAGACTTTCATTGGAATGGCTGGAGCTTGAATTGCACTACAGGTATAATCATTGCAGATAGTGTCTGGTTATGTATGTTCATTCGTAATGGTGTTGATGCTGGGATAAATTTTTCTTATGCCAAGCGTCCCTTACTGATGTTTCTGTAGATCACAACAAAGGAAAGGATGGAAGAGGCAAAACGACCTTTTCTGTGATTATTGTTGCAACGTCCTTATGTATGGTCCTTCTGATGATTCTCTCATGTACAGTGTTTTACATTTACTTCTCCAAAACTGGGCTCATCGAAAGACAAGGTAATTTTAAATACAATTTGATGCAGCAATTATTACCGAATAATCTTCTTTTCCTATTTCATCTCTTTCCTTTAAATCTAAATACAGTCAATCCTATTTGGACTCAGAAAGCAGGGGAAACAGCCAAAAAGATTTAATGCTTCATTTGTACGATAATGAGAGACGTGTCAAAGACCTGATTGAATCCGGCCGATTTAAGGAAGATGATACAAATGGAATAGACATTCCATTTTTTGATTTGGAAAGCATTCTAGTTGCAACAGATAACTTCTCAAATGCAAATAAGCTTGGCCAGGGAGGCTTCGGGCCAGTTTACAAGGTATAGATCCTTGAAACACATCAACGTTTGTTTTAAAATTGTCCTGGTTTAGGAATATATTGAAGCCACTGCATTTTCAGGGCAAGTTTCCTAGTGGGCAGGAGATTGCTGTAAAAAGGCTTTCAAGTGGTTCGGGGCAAGGCTTTGAGGAGTTTAAGAATGAGGTTTTATTAATCGCTAAACTTCAGCATCGAAATCTCGTTAGACTCTTGGGCTACTGTGTTGAAGGAGATGAAAAGATGTTGCTTTATGAATATATGCCAAATAAAAGCTTAGACGCCTTTATATTTGGTTTGTGACTATTGTCTTCCCTTGCTCCTCTTATCTTCCTTAATCATTTATTTGCTGAATTGTGGATTTATTTGACTTTTTACAGATCAAAAGCTGAGAGTGGCATTAGATTGGGACATACGCTTCAATGTCATTTTGGGAATTGCTCGTGGCCTTCTTTATTTACACCAAGATTCTAGGTTGAGAATTATTCATAGGGATTTGAAGACGAGCAATATCCTTCTAGATGAGGAGATGAATCCCAAAATATCCGACTTTGGTTTGGCGAGGATATTTGGAGGGAAAGAAACTGCCACAAATACCAAAAGGGTGGTAGGCACTTAGTAAGTCTCATTCAATCAATATCATCAAACCAGATTCATAATATCACATCCCATAATCTCTTTGAATTGTTTGTTCGTAATACAGCGGGTACATGTCACCAGAATATGCATTGGATGGGATATTTTCTGTCAAATCTGATGTCTTTAGCTTCGGAGTAGTCGTAATTGAGATCATTAGTGGGAAAAGGAACACTGGATTCTATCACTCGGAGAAAGCTTTGAGTCTTCTGGGCTATGTAAGTTGgataatttcttttaaacttcTCATTATCAACACTTCTTGAACACATCTCGGATTCAATAATGAGTCTCATTTGTTCTCAGGCTTGGGATTTATGGATGAAAGACGAAGGCTTGGATTTAATGGAGCAAACACTGAGCGGGAATTGCAAACGAGATGAATATTTGAAGTGTTTAAATGTGGGGCTGTTGTGCGTGCAGGAAGATCCATGGGATCGACCTACCATGTTGAATGTGGTCTTCATGCTCGGCAGCGAAACCGCTACTCTTCCATCTCCGAAACCACCAGCTTTCGTCGTACGGCGGTGCCCCTCAAGCAGAGCTTCCTCCTCCACCAAACCAGAAACCTTCTCCCATAATGAGTTGACAGTCACCTTACAAGACGGTAGATAGCAGAAAGAAGCGTCTTCCCATGTGAATTCTTGATGTAGAACTTCACATTTATTCATATTATACTTCTGCTGATTGGTTCTATTTGATATTTAGAATGG
It contains:
- the LOC103495557 gene encoding uncharacterized protein LOC103495557 isoform X1, with translation MVIFSCFHAHNHNHKVKKMDQPSSEAMQKSLQDLSQSNVSKNPPQSTTPPQSTTPNQLLIKTNDKQDTSRANHMASIIENSRMSNETYRLKKSQSLGSMPYGDGLAGADNDTEEGRVFSCDSSQCRLEISDSGKARGLGISDQFKDIIASDSIRASSCAVITEEIFSTDDPACRETEGGDNAGCMLSFDGDNRNYTPSSTTQMIVKSCSMPNFNASSPVSGGSPSKDFLPPSRSSEDLQLYVARHGEISLHEMEAQVNGLQSREDIVHENGRTYYENLSDDGKDSSYCDVERDWKTSVVDEINPRETLQEESESSVQYLNELPTNDFRMKRIEEWVSDLQFCNSYDETTEVYESAVNEVKRDSSIEIGSSVGRVDSKATAGMEAAKRYISSMNAGATTAQLANHGLVVIPFLSAFGSLKVLNLPANSIGKITAGSLPRGLHSLNLSKNNIANIEGLRELTRLRALDLSYNRICRIGHGLASCSSLKELYLAGNKISEVEGLHRLLKLCILDLRFNKISTIKSLGQLAANYNSLQVISLEGNPAQKNVGDDQLKKQLQSLLPHLVYYNRQPTKGGTLKDGTDRSVRLGISSHQLEHGARPDHKSVRKTAHSHRSQGLVSPRRYKLRHGNVHALPPTGSKVNGSTRQHHRLEMSSRQLEYKSDSHMRRSRSEGTLADL
- the LOC103495557 gene encoding uncharacterized protein LOC103495557 isoform X2, encoding MDQPSSEAMQKSLQDLSQSNVSKNPPQSTTPPQSTTPNQLLIKTNDKQDTSRANHMASIIENSRMSNETYRLKKSQSLGSMPYGDGLAGADNDTEEGRVFSCDSSQCRLEISDSGKARGLGISDQFKDIIASDSIRASSCAVITEEIFSTDDPACRETEGGDNAGCMLSFDGDNRNYTPSSTTQMIVKSCSMPNFNASSPVSGGSPSKDFLPPSRSSEDLQLYVARHGEISLHEMEAQVNGLQSREDIVHENGRTYYENLSDDGKDSSYCDVERDWKTSVVDEINPRETLQEESESSVQYLNELPTNDFRMKRIEEWVSDLQFCNSYDETTEVYESAVNEVKRDSSIEIGSSVGRVDSKATAGMEAAKRYISSMNAGATTAQLANHGLVVIPFLSAFGSLKVLNLPANSIGKITAGSLPRGLHSLNLSKNNIANIEGLRELTRLRALDLSYNRICRIGHGLASCSSLKELYLAGNKISEVEGLHRLLKLCILDLRFNKISTIKSLGQLAANYNSLQVISLEGNPAQKNVGDDQLKKQLQSLLPHLVYYNRQPTKGGTLKDGTDRSVRLGISSHQLEHGARPDHKSVRKTAHSHRSQGLVSPRRYKLRHGNVHALPPTGSKVNGSTRQHHRLEMSSRQLEYKSDSHMRRSRSEGTLADL